In Desulfovibrio sp. JC010, the following proteins share a genomic window:
- the hmcE gene encoding sulfate respiration complex protein HmcE, which yields MYELLTGPFMWLVFAISFGGLLVRVVLYFKGLSQQLDRVAYKAHLSYGLKGAFNSIFSWLNPVGARAWRKKPGFTLVFFAFHIGLLATPIFLAAHNIMLQENVGFGLPQMPAFLADLLSWTVIVACVAIVLRRIALPEVRILTTAYDYLMLLITVAPFVTGLIARYQMGDYQFWLLAHIITGQIWLLCLPFTKLSHCVLFFCSRAQLGMDYGIKRGGLKGSTFSW from the coding sequence ATGTATGAACTTCTGACAGGGCCATTCATGTGGCTGGTTTTCGCAATCAGCTTCGGCGGCCTGCTGGTACGCGTAGTGCTCTACTTCAAGGGCCTGAGCCAGCAGCTGGACCGCGTGGCATATAAAGCCCACCTGTCCTACGGACTTAAGGGCGCGTTTAATTCAATATTCAGCTGGCTGAACCCTGTGGGCGCACGCGCATGGAGAAAAAAGCCCGGCTTTACCCTTGTATTCTTTGCATTCCACATCGGACTGCTTGCTACTCCCATTTTCCTTGCAGCACATAACATCATGCTGCAGGAAAACGTGGGATTCGGCCTGCCGCAGATGCCCGCTTTCCTCGCGGACCTGCTCTCATGGACCGTTATTGTAGCCTGTGTCGCAATCGTACTGCGCCGCATCGCACTCCCGGAAGTAAGAATCCTGACCACAGCATATGACTATCTGATGCTGCTCATAACCGTAGCTCCCTTTGTGACCGGCCTCATCGCCCGTTACCAGATGGGTGACTACCAGTTCTGGCTGCTGGCACACATTATCACCGGCCAGATCTGGCTGCTGTGCCTGCCTTTCACCAAACTCAGCCACTGCGTGCTCTTCTTCTGTTCCCGTGCCCAGCTCGGAATGGACTACGGCATCAAGCGCGGCGGCCTGAAAGGCTCCACCTTCTCCTGGTAA
- the hmcD gene encoding sulfate respiration complex protein HmcD: MEAHNLQEYYTFTKGIIYLLMGGALVGVTLFWQFLMGGKAYRDENKKNYGDHH, from the coding sequence ATGGAAGCACATAACCTTCAGGAATACTACACATTCACCAAAGGCATCATTTACCTTCTGATGGGTGGAGCACTGGTCGGCGTGACCCTGTTCTGGCAGTTCCTCATGGGCGGGAAAGCCTACCGTGACGAAAACAAAAAGAACTACGGCGACCACCACTAA
- the hmcC gene encoding sulfate respiration complex protein HmcC, with product MSTPASNGPKSAFNTFNLVAGAILVVGLILTVLRFTQGIGPVTNLDDNNPWGIWIGFDLLCGVALAAGGYTTSAACYIFGLKRFHSAVRPAILTAFLGYALVVFALQYDLGRPWRLPYPIFVSQGTTSLLFEVGLCVMLYLTVLFVEFTPAMFEWLGWKKIRKVVVKLTLVLTIFGVVLSTLHQSSLGALYTIAPSKLHPLWYSPYMPLYFFVSSIAAGMSMVIFEGSMSHKKLHRMMDEEYLKHHDGVVFGFGKAAALVLFGYFFIKTMGVAYDNNWHYLVSGYGLLFLTEMLGFVALPCFLYAVGVRDRNLSLIKKASIITVLGIVFNRFNVSMIAFNYHLPAADRYFPSMTEIGISVFIVTLGVVIFRFITTRMPIFFEHPDYKGDH from the coding sequence ATGTCCACTCCCGCAAGCAACGGCCCTAAATCGGCCTTCAATACCTTCAATCTGGTGGCCGGAGCCATCCTCGTAGTGGGTCTGATCCTTACTGTGCTCAGATTCACTCAGGGAATCGGTCCCGTGACCAACCTTGATGACAACAACCCGTGGGGAATCTGGATCGGATTCGACCTGCTCTGCGGTGTTGCCCTTGCAGCCGGCGGATACACCACTTCCGCAGCCTGCTATATCTTCGGACTCAAGCGTTTTCACTCCGCTGTGCGTCCGGCAATCCTGACCGCCTTCCTCGGCTACGCCCTTGTTGTATTCGCTCTGCAGTACGACCTCGGACGTCCCTGGAGGCTGCCGTACCCCATCTTCGTTTCCCAGGGAACAACCTCCCTGCTCTTCGAAGTTGGTCTGTGCGTTATGCTCTACCTGACTGTGCTCTTCGTTGAGTTCACTCCGGCCATGTTCGAATGGCTGGGCTGGAAGAAAATCCGCAAAGTGGTCGTTAAACTGACCCTCGTGCTGACCATCTTCGGCGTAGTGCTCTCCACCCTGCACCAGTCATCACTTGGCGCGCTGTACACAATCGCACCGTCCAAGCTGCATCCGCTCTGGTATTCACCCTACATGCCGCTCTACTTCTTTGTTTCAAGTATTGCAGCAGGTATGTCCATGGTCATCTTCGAGGGCTCCATGTCCCACAAGAAGCTGCACCGCATGATGGACGAAGAATACCTCAAGCATCACGACGGCGTAGTCTTCGGATTCGGTAAGGCTGCCGCACTTGTTCTCTTCGGCTACTTCTTCATTAAGACAATGGGCGTAGCTTACGACAACAACTGGCACTACCTTGTATCCGGTTACGGACTGCTGTTCCTGACTGAAATGCTCGGCTTCGTGGCCCTGCCCTGCTTCCTCTATGCAGTGGGTGTCCGCGACAGAAACCTCAGCCTGATCAAGAAGGCATCGATCATCACCGTGCTCGGTATTGTCTTCAACAGGTTCAACGTTTCCATGATCGCGTTCAACTACCATCTGCCCGCTGCTGACAGGTACTTCCCCAGCATGACTGAAATCGGAATCTCCGTATTCATCGTTACTCTCGGTGTCGTGATCTTCCGTTTCATCACCACCCGGATGCCCATTTTCTTCGAGCATCCTGACTACAAGGGCGATCACTAG
- the hmcB gene encoding sulfate respiration complex iron-sulfur protein HmcB: protein MLRRTFLGMLGAACVGASLPAGAEAAGKEFKGYPGSKGVLFDATRCIGCRKCEAACNKVNKLPKPEKSFDDLAVLDERRRTDAKTHTVVNKYGTPEHPVFRKSQCNHCLEPACASACFVKAFKKLPNGAVVYDESVCVGCRYCMVACPFEIPTYEYDEPLTPRVMKCDMCAARQDKGQLPGCVAECPKEALVFGEREELILIARERIRRNPDRYVRHIYGEDEMGGTSWMYLSGVPFKEIGMREDLGTKSAPELTAGALAAVPMVAGLWPVLLGGIYAVSKRNAKVADEERKEAVENAIAKASAEAEKTLSDALEKADVANKRQIEVEVKKAVEEALKPVEEEPEGSDEAGNSEKEES, encoded by the coding sequence ATGTTACGCAGAACATTCCTCGGAATGCTGGGCGCAGCCTGCGTGGGAGCAAGCCTCCCCGCAGGAGCTGAGGCCGCAGGCAAGGAGTTCAAAGGTTATCCCGGAAGCAAGGGTGTACTCTTTGACGCAACCCGCTGCATCGGCTGCCGCAAATGCGAAGCAGCCTGCAACAAGGTCAACAAACTTCCCAAACCTGAGAAGAGCTTTGACGACCTTGCCGTGCTGGACGAAAGACGCAGAACAGACGCAAAGACCCACACCGTGGTCAACAAGTACGGTACTCCGGAACATCCCGTATTCCGCAAGTCGCAGTGTAACCACTGCCTTGAACCTGCCTGTGCGTCCGCCTGCTTTGTAAAAGCATTCAAGAAACTGCCCAACGGCGCAGTTGTTTACGATGAGTCGGTTTGTGTCGGCTGCCGCTACTGCATGGTGGCCTGCCCCTTTGAAATCCCGACTTACGAATATGATGAGCCCCTGACCCCGCGGGTTATGAAGTGCGACATGTGCGCCGCCCGTCAGGACAAGGGCCAGCTCCCCGGCTGCGTTGCCGAGTGCCCCAAAGAAGCACTCGTTTTCGGCGAAAGGGAAGAACTGATCCTCATCGCCCGCGAGCGCATCCGCCGCAATCCCGACCGTTACGTCCGCCACATTTACGGTGAAGACGAAATGGGCGGTACCAGCTGGATGTACCTCTCCGGTGTACCCTTCAAAGAAATCGGCATGCGCGAAGACCTCGGCACCAAGTCCGCACCTGAACTCACTGCCGGTGCTCTGGCAGCGGTTCCCATGGTTGCAGGCCTCTGGCCCGTACTCCTCGGCGGCATCTACGCGGTAAGCAAACGCAACGCGAAGGTAGCCGACGAAGAGCGCAAGGAAGCGGTGGAAAACGCAATTGCCAAGGCAAGTGCTGAAGCTGAAAAGACTCTTTCCGATGCTCTTGAAAAGGCAGATGTTGCCAACAAGCGGCAGATCGAAGTCGAGGTCAAGAAAGCCGTGGAAGAAGCTCTGAAGCCTGTTGAAGAAGAGCCTGAAGGTTCGGACGAGGCTGGAAACAGCGAGAAGGAGGAATCATAA
- the hmcA gene encoding sulfate respiration complex hexadecaheme cytochrome HmcA has translation MANGKKLLRLSGILIVLAGVLGFHMEAMSMVGTPQENGNKRPDLIMIDTIAAQEELELPAVVFLHDTHTKAVAEQGKDCTACHQKNEGTVSYKFMRLEDGSPEKLKEIYHNGCISCHAADAKAGKKTGPQVGECRSCHMADPEIKAERAPAGMENILHYRHWDSKLIAKDEGQDTNCGACHHVYNNLDKKLEYVKGQEENCSVCHTSEPKGAVKLTTSEAYHGQCVSCHLEMQTAKADKTGPVDCAGCHGEMQAADIKKDNAAVLKKLGNTLPRLPRQQPDAVLITAPVQEKVAVKATMAAVAFNHKAHEGYTDSCSSCHHDTMNKSCSSCHTVRGSKDGGFVTLDKAMHKADSTRSCVGCHAVKQKDPKCAGCHELMPKNVIQSEETCAVCHNGPASTSSEPVTMDASAKAAIASKLIMKRPESPALIAEKDIPEFVTINVLENEYEASKLPHRKIIMSMVDGMKGDAMANAFHSTPLTVCGSCHHNSPASATPPSCASCHGGKVQDGRPALKAAYHGQCMTCHDSMNIKKPASTDCTACHAKK, from the coding sequence ATGGCAAACGGAAAGAAACTATTGCGATTGTCCGGTATCCTGATTGTCCTGGCCGGGGTGCTCGGCTTCCATATGGAAGCGATGAGCATGGTCGGAACCCCGCAGGAAAACGGCAACAAGCGTCCTGATCTGATTATGATCGACACTATTGCCGCTCAGGAAGAACTGGAACTGCCTGCTGTTGTGTTTCTCCACGATACACACACCAAGGCTGTGGCTGAGCAGGGCAAGGACTGTACTGCCTGTCACCAGAAAAACGAAGGGACCGTGTCCTACAAGTTCATGAGACTTGAAGACGGCAGCCCTGAAAAACTCAAAGAAATTTACCACAACGGTTGTATCAGCTGTCATGCTGCCGACGCCAAGGCCGGAAAGAAAACCGGACCTCAGGTCGGAGAATGCCGCAGCTGTCACATGGCCGACCCTGAAATCAAAGCAGAGCGCGCTCCCGCCGGCATGGAGAACATCCTCCACTACCGCCACTGGGATTCCAAGCTCATCGCTAAAGATGAAGGCCAGGACACCAATTGTGGAGCCTGTCACCACGTATACAACAATCTTGATAAGAAGCTTGAATACGTAAAAGGACAGGAAGAAAACTGCAGCGTATGTCACACCTCTGAGCCCAAGGGCGCAGTAAAGCTGACCACCTCCGAAGCCTACCACGGTCAGTGTGTAAGCTGTCACCTTGAAATGCAGACTGCAAAAGCGGATAAAACCGGTCCTGTCGACTGTGCCGGTTGCCACGGCGAAATGCAGGCTGCAGACATCAAGAAAGACAACGCTGCTGTTCTGAAAAAGCTGGGCAACACTCTGCCCCGCCTCCCCAGACAACAGCCCGATGCTGTTCTGATCACCGCCCCGGTACAGGAAAAAGTTGCTGTTAAAGCAACCATGGCTGCCGTAGCTTTCAACCATAAGGCCCACGAAGGCTACACCGACTCCTGCAGCTCCTGCCACCACGATACCATGAATAAGTCATGCTCCTCATGTCACACCGTTCGTGGTTCCAAAGACGGCGGATTTGTCACTCTCGACAAGGCTATGCATAAGGCAGACAGCACCAGATCCTGTGTGGGCTGTCATGCTGTAAAGCAGAAAGATCCTAAATGTGCAGGCTGTCATGAACTGATGCCTAAAAACGTAATCCAGTCCGAAGAGACCTGCGCGGTCTGCCACAACGGACCTGCTTCTACTTCCAGCGAACCTGTCACCATGGATGCCTCCGCCAAGGCCGCCATTGCGTCAAAGCTGATCATGAAGCGTCCCGAGTCTCCGGCACTGATTGCGGAAAAGGACATCCCTGAATTCGTGACCATCAACGTCCTCGAAAATGAATACGAAGCCAGCAAACTGCCCCACCGCAAGATCATCATGAGCATGGTCGACGGCATGAAGGGTGATGCAATGGCTAACGCCTTCCACAGCACACCCCTTACCGTGTGCGGAAGCTGCCACCACAACAGCCCCGCAAGCGCGACTCCTCCGAGCTGCGCCAGCTGCCACGGCGGTAAAGTTCAGGACGGACGTCCGGCCCTCAAGGCTGCTTACCATGGTCAGTGCATGACTTGTCATGACTCCATGAACATCAAGAAGCCTGCTTCAACTGACTGCACCGCATGTCACGCGAAGAAATAA
- a CDS encoding DUF805 domain-containing protein, with product MNYYIEILKKFNDFSGKADRGEFGRFLLWHGGIICMLLFLGYAIDHAFAHKVINTLSGLFMLGTLLPCIALFVRRLNALGRDPKLVLAALIPVVGLAYLVFVCLKQD from the coding sequence ATGAACTATTATATTGAAATATTGAAGAAATTTAATGATTTTAGCGGAAAGGCGGACCGAGGTGAATTCGGTCGCTTCCTGCTCTGGCACGGTGGTATTATCTGCATGCTGCTGTTTTTGGGTTACGCAATTGACCATGCCTTTGCACACAAGGTGATTAATACCCTGAGCGGACTTTTTATGCTCGGAACTTTGCTTCCCTGTATTGCTCTCTTTGTACGCAGGCTGAATGCACTGGGGCGTGATCCCAAGCTGGTGCTGGCAGCATTAATTCCGGTTGTCGGACTGGCTTATCTGGTTTTTGTTTGTTTGAAGCAGGATTGA
- a CDS encoding LytS/YhcK type 5TM receptor domain-containing protein yields the protein MNPETLIITLAERFGLIVAGAFLLLTITPIHKIGFRQSSPKTNIALQILIFGICGILGTYGGNFVFQSVANLRAMAVITGGLFGGPLVGLGAGLIAGGHRILIDLGGFSAIPCGTATMIEGLAAGIVSLYLAKKMDWRAAAGLAFVGEIVHMIMVLYLSHPYDEALQLVKIIAMPMIVLNTFGAALFAQVINIVFRHGTKQDSVKAQHILDIANLTVSHLRSGLTLESAQETAKIIHAHLSAAAVAITDNVNVLAHVGAGADHHLPGKKIRTESTLEVLAEGEPLFLESSSKIGCTHKGCPFTSAAIIPLHKNGEVVGTLKLYGTRNNQLDQLSFEMAKGLANLCSTQLELEEIQIKEQMLAHAEIRRLQAQINPHFLFNSLNTVTSFCRTNPDRARDLLLELSKYLRKNLDSSRGYVPLREELAQLNSYLAIEQARFGERVKLDLNVEDACQEWPIPPLIIQPLVENSVKHGLMGREEGGTITIDIYCDNEEMHVSIDDDGIGMSQDQIEAIYAKKKIDSREEGIGVRNCIQRMEQIYGPQYKMVIISVEGKGTTISFRVPKLKTAVQMREFAGNAG from the coding sequence ATGAACCCAGAGACCTTAATTATTACTTTGGCAGAACGTTTCGGCCTTATTGTGGCCGGGGCATTTCTGCTTTTGACCATTACCCCGATCCATAAAATCGGGTTCCGGCAGAGTTCCCCCAAAACCAATATTGCCCTGCAGATTCTTATCTTCGGAATTTGCGGAATACTGGGCACCTACGGCGGCAACTTCGTCTTTCAATCCGTAGCCAACCTGCGCGCCATGGCCGTCATTACCGGGGGGCTGTTCGGCGGACCGCTGGTCGGTCTCGGAGCGGGACTTATCGCCGGAGGACACCGCATCCTTATCGACCTTGGCGGCTTCAGTGCCATTCCCTGCGGCACGGCGACCATGATCGAAGGTTTGGCTGCCGGGATTGTCTCCCTGTATCTGGCAAAAAAAATGGACTGGCGGGCCGCTGCCGGACTGGCATTCGTGGGTGAGATAGTCCATATGATCATGGTCCTCTATCTTTCACATCCTTACGATGAAGCTTTGCAGCTGGTAAAAATAATCGCCATGCCCATGATCGTGCTGAACACCTTCGGCGCGGCACTCTTTGCACAGGTCATCAATATTGTTTTCCGCCACGGAACCAAGCAGGATTCAGTAAAGGCCCAGCACATTCTGGACATTGCCAACCTTACGGTCAGCCATTTGCGCTCAGGACTCACTCTGGAATCGGCTCAGGAAACCGCAAAGATCATCCACGCCCATCTCAGCGCGGCAGCAGTTGCCATTACCGACAACGTCAATGTGCTGGCCCACGTGGGGGCCGGGGCGGATCATCATCTTCCGGGTAAGAAAATACGCACCGAGTCAACGCTGGAAGTACTTGCCGAAGGGGAACCCCTTTTTCTGGAAAGCAGCAGCAAAATCGGTTGTACCCACAAAGGCTGCCCCTTTACCTCAGCTGCGATAATTCCGTTGCACAAAAACGGCGAAGTAGTCGGCACACTCAAACTTTACGGAACCCGCAATAACCAGCTGGACCAGCTCTCATTCGAAATGGCCAAAGGTCTGGCCAACCTCTGCTCCACCCAGTTGGAACTGGAGGAAATCCAGATCAAAGAACAAATGCTGGCCCATGCGGAAATCCGCCGTTTACAGGCCCAGATCAATCCCCATTTCCTGTTCAATTCACTGAATACGGTAACATCATTCTGCCGCACCAATCCGGACCGCGCCCGTGACTTGCTTCTGGAGCTTTCCAAATACCTGCGCAAAAACCTCGACAGCAGCCGCGGCTACGTCCCCCTGCGCGAAGAACTGGCCCAGTTAAACAGTTATCTGGCCATTGAACAGGCCCGCTTCGGAGAACGGGTCAAGCTGGACCTCAATGTGGAAGATGCATGTCAGGAATGGCCCATCCCGCCGCTGATTATCCAGCCGCTGGTGGAAAACAGCGTAAAACATGGACTCATGGGCCGCGAGGAAGGCGGAACCATTACCATCGACATTTATTGCGACAACGAAGAGATGCACGTTTCAATTGACGATGACGGCATAGGCATGAGTCAGGATCAAATTGAAGCTATCTATGCCAAAAAGAAAATCGATTCCCGTGAAGAAGGGATAGGAGTCCGCAACTGTATCCAGCGTATGGAACAGATTTACGGCCCGCAGTACAAGATGGTCATCATCAGTGTGGAAGGCAAAGGAACAACCATAAGTTTCCGGGTTCCCAAGCTGAAAACAGCTGTACAGATGCGTGAGTTTGCCGGGAATGCGGGGTAA
- a CDS encoding LytTR family DNA-binding domain-containing protein, with translation MSSPQNIRCILIDDESPALDELNFLLSDFNDIDIIGTATSASKGIKLIAEKKPDLVFLDIQMPGKNGFHVLHELMQFPDPPLVVFATAYDEYALQAFEENAVDYILKPLSSERLAKSIERIRCLVHANCEEKMEQPDMNGLLGSMGIGSSVLRISVEANGRILLLEPSDVILCRVEDRKIMIYTPKGIFPCYGDKTLDKLEERLQGQPFFRTNRGEMVNLTHVRDFAPWFNGKYVVTMKHIDEQEIIISKGRVKDFRQRLGLA, from the coding sequence GTCCGGCCCTTGATGAGCTGAATTTTCTGCTTTCCGATTTCAATGATATTGATATTATCGGAACGGCAACCTCAGCCAGCAAAGGCATTAAACTTATTGCGGAAAAAAAACCGGATCTTGTTTTCCTCGACATCCAGATGCCCGGCAAAAACGGGTTCCACGTGCTGCATGAACTGATGCAGTTCCCTGATCCGCCATTGGTGGTCTTTGCGACCGCCTATGATGAATACGCTTTGCAGGCATTTGAAGAAAATGCCGTGGATTACATCCTCAAACCCCTTTCCAGTGAAAGACTGGCAAAAAGCATCGAGCGGATTCGCTGTCTGGTCCATGCCAATTGCGAGGAGAAGATGGAGCAGCCGGATATGAACGGCCTGCTCGGCTCCATGGGTATAGGCAGCAGTGTGCTGCGGATTTCAGTGGAAGCAAACGGGCGTATCCTGCTTCTTGAGCCGTCAGATGTGATCCTCTGCCGGGTGGAGGATCGCAAGATCATGATTTACACCCCGAAAGGCATTTTCCCCTGCTATGGAGATAAAACCCTCGATAAACTTGAGGAACGTTTGCAGGGACAACCCTTTTTCCGCACCAACCGGGGCGAAATGGTCAACCTGACCCATGTACGTGATTTTGCGCCGTGGTTTAACGGCAAATATGTGGTAACAATGAAGCATATTGATGAGCAGGAAATAATTATAAGCAAAGGGCGGGTCAAAGATTTCCGCCAGCGTTTAGGATTGGCATGA